The genome window CAAGAGGCAATATTGCTAATGAAACTATCattaaataacatttgttATCATAAGAACTGTCTATATCAAAAAGCGGATCTACCAAGCAGCAGACGATGAAActcaaaaatagaaataaagtCGAGTTATAGACGAGACGCGTGAACTTGACGAATTTATGAACTTCATAACATAATatgatttgtattttaagGAAGTATCTGCTAAATGACATATTAAATCGGATATTTTTATGGCTATGTGGCGCTTGTCACcttaataatttctatttgGACTATAATCCAATCATAAAGCAATCGTCAGATTAGATAAGACAAgcaataacataaatattggAATAGGTAATTCCAAATTCTATAGAGTGTtctaagaaaaatatatagtagtatTAGGATAATCGAGAAAATATCAAAGAGAAGTAGGaagtcatttaaataaaaagatttgGCGATTTGGTATGgaataataatgttttattCTAATCGATATGTATGGACTAAAGCTATAAACTATACCTAGAAGTATGTAATAACATATACACAAGTACAGTTTTAATGCTTTTCTGCCTCCGTCTCTGTATCATTCTTGGGAGGCAACTTGCCACCGGCAAGGATGTGTTGAATCTCAATAAGGGTTTTGCCCTTTGTCTCGGGTACAAAGAACATACAGTAGAAGAAGGCAATGATGGCGATGACCGTGAAGATCCAGAATGTGGGCGCCGAGCCAATGGCGTTCTTCAGCAGCGGAAACAGTTTGGTGACCAAGAAGGCGGAGAACCAATTGCTGGTGCCCGCAATGGAGCCAGCGACACTCTTCACATCATCGGTGAAGAGCTCGGCCATAAGAATCCAGGGAACGGGACCAAAGCCAATGGAGAAGAAGACGATGAAGAGCAGAATGCTGGTGATGGGCAGCCAGCCAAGAGACTCCACAGAGCTTGGATCGCTTTCCTGCATGATGAAATAGACGCCCATCAGACAGGTGGTAATGGCCATGAATACGGATGAGATGAGCAAGAGAATGCGACGTCCAGCCTTGTCGATGATCATCGTGGCAATCAATGTCATTATCACTTGCGTGGCGCCAATGAGAATGGTGCAAATGGTTCCAGAGAGACCGGAGCCAACATCCTCGAAGATCGATGTCGAATAGAACATAATGGCATTGATGCCCGTCCACTGCTGCAGTGCCTGCAGGATAACAGCAATTCCAATTCCCTTGAGCGTCAATGGACGACGCAGAGCTTTCCAAACGCTTTCCTTGGGCTCATCGTCTTCCTTGTTGGTCTCCTCCATGATTTCCTTTAGCTCATCACTGACATCAAAGTCCTGGCCACGTAGCCATTTCAACGATTTGGTCGCATCTTCGGGACGATTCTTCATGGCCAAATAGACGGGCGATTCCGGCATAAAGAAATGCACGGTCACAAAGATCAGTGGCAGAATGGCGCACAGTATGTTGATAGTTAACAGTGGCAAATAGCCGCCCACAATGTAGCCATAGAGCAATCCCGATACCGTGTTCAACTGGAAAAAGCTGCCGAGTGTGCCACGTGTGGCAAGGGTCGATATCTCCGTGGAATACATAGAGGCTGTGACACAGAACGCTCCGCCGCACACACCGAGAATGAAACGACCAAAGTACAACATGGCCACATTATTGGCAAAGATCATCAGAATCCAGCCAACCATGTAAGGCGGGATCAATGCCAACATTGTCGGCTTGCGGCCAATCCAATCGATGACGAAACCCGCCGGAATGCACACACAGGTGGCACCCAAAGTCAACAGGGATGAGATCCAGCCGAACTCATCATCGGATATCGGAAAGCCATAGGCTTCTTCCTTCGTCAGCATCTGCTCCACAGGCGCTGACCAACCCATGCTGGCGCCCATGCAGAAGGCACCAAAAGCCGCGGACAAACCCGCTATGTATTGTGGCAATACCTTTGCCTTGGACATCTTTGCTTTCCGTTCTAGACGTTTTGATGGTCGAAACTAAACTGATTGTTGCCGGACTCCAGCTACTTGGCTGGTAAATCATTTCATTCTCACATTTGGACATGGTGATAAGTGCgacgctgccgccgccgccgtcgttgtcgtcgttgacgtcgacgttgtcatcgtcatcgtcatctgTTACAGCAGCGTTTGGTCATCGAAAATCAGTTACATTTAATACTGAAGTGGGTCAAAATCACCACCCACTCCACTGGCATTTGGGAAGCATTGTTTAGGCAAGATTATTAAAGTaggaataaaaaaacaatctgTGCGGTTAAAAGATTTACAGCTTTCGTTGTTATTATACCCGGCAAATGCAGGGTGCAAAGTTATAATGGTTGTGTGAACAacaaaagtaagaaagctgctaCCTAACAGGCATTGTTTATTCTTGCTTAACCGTTTTGCTATTATCATGTTTACTTTTCTTCTGAATATAGAGCTAGAGACCTCGAATTTGTTGGCAATAATCTTAGGTAGATTAAGCATTCTTTGCGAATTTGAATAGCGGCTTATATGTactgtaattattataaacattaaagttcaacatacaaaaaacatactgaaaacttaatttaaatgaaattcaattgagTTACCGAGTAGCAGTTAGTCGAGTTTTGCTTGCACCCTGCTTGGAATTCCCATTTCCTACAGCCGCGTGAGAAAGCTACATATGCAGGTGGTAATAATAGTTGACTGCCTTCCGCGCTTCGCATTCCCCGCCATAAATCGCATAGAGTGGATCTAATCTACAATAGAGTGAACCGATCACGGACATTGCTCATATGTTATAACGAAACGCAACAGAACCGTGCCGCGACGCAACGGTCATCTCACGGTCATCGGCGGGAAGAGAGACACTCAAATAGAGTGAGTGGACATAACGTGTGTGGGGCACTTCTGGCCAGTGGCACAAGTGGAATCCGGCGATAAAAATGATGGCGGAGCGCGCATCGAAGTGGTTAACTAAATCATGCTGCCCATTGATAAGTAAGTGCCTTGTTATTCTCCctttatttactatatatactacacaATACAATCGCATAATCGTCATACCAATCCCTGGGTCCAATTGataatacaaaagaaaaaaaaaacagccgGCACTCGAAAGAGTTCCTGTTAAATTACAAGCAGAGGTAAACAATGCAAAGATAACctcacattttgtttatttacacaCACGCAAAAATGATTGTTGTTAGTGGTTTAATGGGTGCTGTGGCGCAGTTACAAGGGCATTACATTTGCTTAATGACACATCGCTACTAGTGATAGTCCACGACCACACGCCACTTCACTTGTTTATGTCTTATATAATCTAACAGTTCTGATATCAAATACACGTAATACAGCCGGGAATTTAGCCGGTGACGCGCTTTACTTCTTGCGCTCTGCCTCCTCGATGGCACGCATCATTGCAGCATCGTGCTTCTGGTGGTGTTCACGTATCGCACGCTGCAGCTCCTCGTGATGGCTCTTACTCTCTGGCGGATAGAGTTCGCGTTTCTTTTTGGTCACCCATTCTTCGAAGTATTCCGGTTGGTTGAAGATGTGAAACAGTGCAACCGGGAACGTCATGTACATGCCCATTTTGGCCACCTCCAGTACCCAAGTGCCCATGTTGATTTCTTTCTAAATCTCGCACAAATTTAGgtttctttattattaaactCGACGACTATTTCGATGTTAGAACTGCTGTCAACAAAAATCAGCTGTTTTTGAGTATTGTATAATGTTGACCGAAAATTCAATGATAGTGTTGCTAAGCACTCTTCAAAACCGATGACTTATCGATAAGTCGATTTCAAATTGAACGTTGGGATTATACTTTATGAATGTGAAGGCTGGTTCATCACATGGgttttgaaaaataaactaCTTGCAATGGGATTATCAGCAAAAATGTAACAGTTAAACAGATAGTACGTCAATGGGAATTAATTGAGTGCCATTACCAGGTTTTGAAGTATGGGATTTACCTTATCAACCCCATTGAACCCTAAGTTGAGTCATACACTTGATTGtttaagtaataaaatatcttttattaatgattaagtatattaaaatatataattttgaaagCAATATTggttttgaatatttatggggcatgcatttaaaatgtaagaatCTTAAACAGTATGTGGAAAACGCGGCCAATTACAAAGCGAAAACGTTGTATCCTAAAAACTAATAAAGAATGTGCCAACATTTCTGTtggcttgtttgtttgttttcgaAAACAATTTCACGGAAGCAATGTGTTTGAGAAGAGATAATTTTTTAAAACCGTACAACGGTTTTAACGTTAAAAAGGTGCAATGCTAAATGTTTGCTTGCTTAATACTAAAGTGCCGTTTCGCCTGGATACTCCTCACGAGAAGTAATCAGTAATTTTTTGGTAAGCAAATGCTCATCGGCATCCTCATCATTTCGGAACGAAATGTTCTCCTTATTATGGTCATCATCCCCATCAGGTATAATACCAGTTTTAAGCGGTGTATC of Drosophila nasuta strain 15112-1781.00 chromosome 3, ASM2355853v1, whole genome shotgun sequence contains these proteins:
- the LOC132791513 gene encoding facilitated trehalose transporter Tret1-2 homolog, whose amino-acid sequence is MSKAKVLPQYIAGLSAAFGAFCMGASMGWSAPVEQMLTKEEAYGFPISDDEFGWISSLLTLGATCVCIPAGFVIDWIGRKPTMLALIPPYMVGWILMIFANNVAMLYFGRFILGVCGGAFCVTASMYSTEISTLATRGTLGSFFQLNTVSGLLYGYIVGGYLPLLTINILCAILPLIFVTVHFFMPESPVYLAMKNRPEDATKSLKWLRGQDFDVSDELKEIMEETNKEDDEPKESVWKALRRPLTLKGIGIAVILQALQQWTGINAIMFYSTSIFEDVGSGLSGTICTILIGATQVIMTLIATMIIDKAGRRILLLISSVFMAITTCLMGVYFIMQESDPSSVESLGWLPITSILLFIVFFSIGFGPVPWILMAELFTDDVKSVAGSIAGTSNWFSAFLVTKLFPLLKNAIGSAPTFWIFTVIAIIAFFYCMFFVPETKGKTLIEIQHILAGGKLPPKNDTETEAEKH
- the LOC132791518 gene encoding protein PET100 homolog, mitochondrial, whose translation is MGTWVLEVAKMGMYMTFPVALFHIFNQPEYFEEWVTKKKRELYPPESKSHHEELQRAIREHHQKHDAAMMRAIEEAERKK